One region of Paraburkholderia acidiphila genomic DNA includes:
- a CDS encoding DUF4148 domain-containing protein, with protein MKRTLATAIGATLVLSLAASVSAFAQDNSAPKTRAEVKAEIAAAYRDGTLPSLNKTSYPEQSLIGRTQAQRIALQESRANNAQRVAQAGE; from the coding sequence ATGAAACGCACTCTCGCAACCGCCATTGGCGCCACGCTCGTTCTCTCGCTCGCCGCCAGCGTCTCGGCCTTCGCACAGGACAATAGCGCCCCGAAAACCCGCGCCGAAGTCAAAGCCGAAATCGCCGCCGCGTATCGTGACGGCACGCTGCCCTCGCTGAACAAGACGAGCTACCCCGAGCAAAGTCTGATCGGCCGCACGCAAGCGCAACGCATCGCGCTGCAGGAAAGCCGCGCAAATAACGCGCAACGCGTTGCCCAGGCTGGCGAATAA
- the selD gene encoding selenide, water dikinase SelD encodes MNDKPAIGAAVPRLTSLSHGGGCGCKIAPGVLSALLARSTPLTTAFPNLLVGTETADDAAVYKLNDEQAIVATTDFFMPIVDDPYDFGRIAATNALSDVYAMGGKPILALALVGMPINVLPHDVIAQVLRGGEDVCAAAGIPVAGGHSIDSVEPIYGLAALGVVHPERVKRNASAKAGDVLVLGKPLGVGVLSAALKKEMLGDAGYQAMVSAATMLNKPGATLAELPGVHAMTDVTGFGLLGHTLEIARGAHLTARVRYADLPWLPGVQKFVDDGVFTGASGRNWASYGDAVTLAPSLPESARTLLTDPQTSGGLLVACAPESVDEVLAIFRAEGFSDARVIGELSEGPARVEAL; translated from the coding sequence ATGAACGACAAACCCGCTATCGGCGCTGCGGTGCCGCGCCTCACGAGCCTTTCGCACGGCGGCGGCTGCGGCTGCAAGATCGCGCCGGGCGTGCTTTCCGCGCTGCTCGCGCGCAGCACGCCGCTCACCACCGCGTTTCCAAACCTGCTGGTCGGCACCGAGACCGCCGACGACGCCGCCGTCTACAAGCTGAACGACGAACAGGCGATCGTCGCGACCACGGACTTCTTCATGCCGATCGTGGACGACCCGTACGACTTCGGCCGCATCGCCGCGACCAACGCGCTTTCGGACGTCTATGCCATGGGCGGCAAGCCGATTCTCGCGCTCGCGCTGGTGGGCATGCCCATCAACGTGCTGCCGCACGACGTGATCGCGCAGGTGCTGCGCGGCGGCGAGGACGTGTGCGCGGCGGCGGGCATTCCCGTGGCGGGCGGACATTCGATCGACTCCGTCGAACCCATTTACGGGCTTGCGGCGCTCGGCGTGGTGCATCCGGAGCGCGTGAAGCGCAACGCGTCGGCCAAAGCCGGCGATGTGCTCGTGCTCGGCAAGCCGCTGGGCGTGGGCGTGCTCTCCGCCGCCCTCAAGAAGGAAATGCTCGGCGACGCCGGCTACCAGGCGATGGTGAGCGCCGCAACGATGCTCAACAAGCCGGGCGCGACGCTGGCGGAATTGCCGGGCGTACACGCCATGACCGACGTGACCGGCTTCGGCCTGCTCGGCCACACGCTCGAGATCGCACGCGGCGCGCATCTCACGGCGCGCGTGCGTTACGCCGACCTGCCGTGGCTGCCGGGCGTGCAGAAGTTCGTCGATGATGGGGTGTTCACGGGCGCCTCGGGGCGCAACTGGGCTTCGTATGGCGACGCTGTCACGCTCGCCCCCAGCCTGCCCGAGAGCGCGCGCACGCTGCTCACCGACCCGCAAACCTCGGGCGGTCTGCTCGTGGCCTGCGCGCCGGAAAGCGTGGACGAGGTGCTGGCGATCTTCCGCGCGGAAGGCTTTAGCGACGCCCGCGTGATCGGCGAATTGAGCGAAGGACCGGCGCGCGTAGAAGCGCTGTGA
- a CDS encoding cation diffusion facilitator family transporter: protein MSGDSPKAIFYALAANFGIAVCKYAAAAFTGSGSMFAEAIHSTADCGNQLLLLFGLRQSREPPTPLHPMGTGRAINFYSLLVALLLFFVGGAFSVYEGVHRLILREPLQYVYVALVVLGISVVLEAFSLYGAMREIRKGSPTKSLWRWARETRDSDLLVVAGEDIAALAGLAIAFAAVLLTVITGNPVWDACGSIGVGVLLMLISWFIAREVKSMIVGESASPEMRRDIESFLRARPEIRSIISLITLQWGKEVMVAVQCEMLDYEHSRTMVEAINEIEADLQARFPVVRWVFFEPDFVNR from the coding sequence ATGAGCGGAGACTCGCCGAAAGCCATCTTTTACGCGCTCGCCGCGAACTTCGGCATTGCGGTCTGCAAGTACGCTGCCGCTGCGTTCACGGGTTCGGGATCGATGTTCGCGGAGGCGATTCACTCCACGGCCGACTGCGGCAATCAACTGCTGCTGCTCTTCGGCCTGCGCCAGTCGCGCGAGCCGCCCACGCCGCTGCACCCCATGGGCACGGGCCGCGCGATCAACTTCTATTCGCTGCTCGTGGCGCTGCTGCTGTTTTTCGTGGGCGGCGCGTTCTCGGTGTACGAGGGCGTGCATCGGCTGATCCTGCGCGAGCCACTGCAATACGTGTATGTCGCGCTCGTCGTGCTCGGCATTTCCGTCGTGCTCGAAGCGTTTTCGCTCTATGGCGCGATGCGCGAGATCCGCAAGGGCTCGCCCACGAAATCGCTGTGGCGCTGGGCGCGCGAAACACGCGACTCGGACCTGCTCGTGGTGGCGGGCGAGGACATCGCCGCGCTCGCGGGTCTCGCCATTGCTTTTGCCGCGGTGCTGCTCACGGTCATTACGGGCAATCCGGTTTGGGACGCGTGCGGCTCGATCGGCGTGGGCGTGCTGCTCATGCTGATTTCGTGGTTCATCGCGCGCGAAGTGAAGTCGATGATCGTGGGCGAATCGGCGAGCCCGGAAATGCGCCGCGATATCGAATCGTTCCTGCGCGCGCGGCCCGAGATTCGCAGCATCATCAGCTTGATTACCCTGCAATGGGGCAAGGAGGTGATGGTGGCGGTGCAGTGCGAAATGCTCGACTACGAGCACAGCCGCACGATGGTCGAGGCGATCAACGAGATCGAAGCCGATCTGCAGGCGCGCTTTCCCGTCGTGCGATGGGTGTTTTTCGAGCCGGATTTCGTGAATCGGTAA